A genomic stretch from Theobroma cacao cultivar B97-61/B2 chromosome 4, Criollo_cocoa_genome_V2, whole genome shotgun sequence includes:
- the LOC18601957 gene encoding probable S-adenosylmethionine-dependent methyltransferase At5g38100 codes for MIIQAIANKLDMEKLCTDSYKTFQIADFGCSIGPNTFFSMQNIIEAVEQRHHADHGNSATTLEFQVFFNDHLSNDFNTLFQALPPSRPYFAAGVPGSFYGRLFPTSSIHIGHSSSALQWLSKVPEEVVDSSSPAWNKGSIYCTGTEKEVAKAFSGQFENDVETFLNARAEELVGGGLMVILMGGVPDGISLSQTSIGKFYDFFGSCLVDLTKKGLISEEKANSFNLPLYFPSAKELKTLIERNGRFSIESMDEIVEQVKSAHALPNTQNHISHIRAGTEGLIKLHLGTEIVEDFFECYAKKHVETRFVFAENGADNTLIFMILKRK; via the exons ATGATCATTCAAGCAATTGCAAACAAGCTTGACATGGAGAAGCTGTGCACCGACTCTTACAAGACATTTCAAATAGCAGATTTTGGTTGTTCTATCGGACCAAACACATTTTTCTCCATGCAAAACATTATAGAAGCTGTGGAGCAAAGGCACCACGCCGACCATGGAAATTCTGCAACGACTCTGGAGTTTCAAGTCTTCTTCAATGATCACTTGAGCAACGATTTCAACACACTTTTCCAAGCTCTCCCTCCTTCGCGGCCATACTTCGCTGCTGGAGTACCTGGTTCATTTTACGGGCGCTTATTCCCAACATCCTCTATCCATATTGGACATTCCTCTAGTGCACTGCAATGGCTCTCCAAAGTTCCGGAAGAAGTTGTTGATAGCAGTTCCCCAGCCTGGAATAAAGGAAGCATATATTGCACTGGAACAGAAAAAGAAGTTGCTAAAGCTTTTTCAGGTCAGTTTGAGAATGATGTGGAGACTTTCCTGAATGCGAGAGCTGAAGAGCTTGTGGGTGGAGGATTGATGGTAATCCTTATGGGTGGAGTTCCAGACGGAATCTCTCTATCTCAGACTTCGATCGgcaaattttatgatttttttggaTCTTGCCTCGTGGATTTGACAAAGAAG GGATTAATCAGTGAAGAAAAGGCCAACTCTTTCAATTTGCCCCTATACTTTCCATCCGCGAAGGAGTTGAAGACATTGATTGAGAGGAATGGGCGTTTTAGCATCGAGAGCATGGATGAGATAGTAGAACAGGTGAAGAGTGCGCATGCCTTGCCTAATACCCAAAACCATATATCGCACATAAGAGCTGGAACTGAAGGATTGATCAAACTTCATCTCGGGACCGAGATCGTGGAAGATTTCTTCGAATGCTATGCCAAAAAACACGTAGAGACTCGCTTCGTCTTCGCAGAAAATGGGGCTGACAATACTCTAATATTTATGATTCTCAAGCGCAAGTAA
- the LOC18601958 gene encoding probable S-adenosylmethionine-dependent methyltransferase At5g37990 has translation MAAMESKILPGSYPMNGGDGKVRYARNSQTQRRAVDDAKKIISEAIADLLDIENLTLESSNRFQIADLGCATGPNTFYAVENIIEAVANKYKTLHKNPQTLEYQVFFSDRIDNDFNTLFRSFPFPRPYFAVGVPGSFYGRLFPAESIHFMHSSNSLNWLSRVPNYVGDINSPAWNGSSIYCRGDAKEVAEAYSSQYKKDMETFLNARAQELVVEGLMALVLGGRQDGVPLCQTNMGKTYDFLGSCLFDMATEGIISKEKVESLNLPQYYPSISEIEELINTNGCFCIEKMETFPGPGKHFYDVQMWSMIVRAGFEAILQNHFGSEMVEDFFERYAKKHADNLFMFDGNDVQNLLQINIVLKPKVC, from the exons ATGGCTGCCATGGAGAGCAAAATATTACCAGGATCATATCCGATGAATGGTGGAGATGGGAAAGTTAGATATGCTCGTAATTCTCAAACTCAG AGAAGAGCAGTGGATGACGCCAAGAAAATTATCAGTGAAGCAATTGCAGACCTTCTGGACATAGAAAATCTCACTCTGGAATCATCTAACAGATTCCAAATAGCAGATTTAGGCTGTGCCACTGGGCCAAACACATTCTACGCAGTGGAAAACATCATAGAAGCTGTGGCCAACAAGTACAAAACCTTGCATAAGAATCCTCAAACTCTAGAATATCAAGTGTTCTTCAGTGACCGAATCGACAATGATTTCAATACCCTATTCAGATCCTTCCCTTTCCCGAGGCCATACTTTGCTGTTGGAGTGCCTGGCTCTTTTTATGGCCGCTTGTTTCCTGCAGAATCTATTCATTTTATGCACTCTTCAAATTCATTGAACTGGCTTTCTAGAGTTCCTAATTATGTCGGAGATATCAATTCTCCAGCATGGAATGGGAGCAGTATATATTGTAGAGGAGATGCAAAAGAAGTAGCTGAAGCTTATTCAAGTCAATACAAGAAAGATATGGAGACTTTTCTAAACGCTAGAGCACAAGAGCTTGTTGTTGAAGGGTTGATGGCATTGGTTCTTGGTGGTCGTCAAGATGGAGTTCCTCTTTGTCAAACCAATATGGGCAAAACCTATGACTTTCTTGGTTCTTGTCTATTCGACATGGCCACCGAG gGAATAATTAGCAAAGAAAAAGTGGAATCTCTTAACCTACCTCAATATTATCCATCGATTAGTGAGATTGAGGAGTTGATCAACACCAACGGTTGTTTCTGCATTGAGAAGATGGAGACATTTCCAGGCCCTGGAAAGCATTTTTACGATGTCCAAATGTGGTCAATGATAGTAAGAGCTGGCTTTGAGGCAATCCTGCAAAATCACTTTGGAAGTGAAATGGTGGAAGACTTCTTTGAGCGTTACGCTAAGAAACATGCTGATAATCTCTTCATGTTTGACGGAAATGATGTTCAAAATCTTCTGCAAATCAATATTGTTCTCAAGCCCAAAGTTTGTTGA